AAATTGTTGGTACAAAATGGCACACAATAGATGCCTCTGGGACAATAGAAGATATACATAATGATACAATTAAGTTGTTGAGAAAGAATAAAATAATTTGAAAAATAAAATATCCGAACTTATAAAACTTGAAGAGATTAGACAAGAGGACACGCTTATGCTTATTCCTTCTGAAAATTATGCTTCTAAAAATGTTAGAGATGCAGTTGGTTCAGTTTTAATGAATAAATATGCAGAAGGATACTCGGGCAAAAGATATTATCAAGGTAATGAGTTTGTAGATGAAATTGAAACCATTGCAATTGAAAAGGCAAAAAAACTGTTTAAGGTAGAACATGTAAATGTACAACCTTATTCAGGTTCTCCTGCAAATTCAGCGGTCCTGTTCGGACTTCTGAATTCTAGTGACAAAATAATGGGTTTAAAATTATCTTCTGGTGGACATTTAACCCACGGTCATCCAGACATTACTTTTTCTGGTAAATTTTTTACGTCCGTCCAATTTGGAACGGGCGACGATGGAATCATAGATTACGAAGCCGTCGAACAGTTAGCTAAAAAAGAAAAACCAAAACTAATGTTCATTGGAACAACTGCATATCCATTAATTTTAGATTGGAAAAGATTTGGTCAAATTGCAGATTCTATTGGTGCGTGGTTAGTTGCTGACATATCTCATATTGCTGGCCTTGTTGTTGCCGGTGTTTATCCATCACCAGTAAAGTATGCAGATATAGTTACTACAACAACCCACAAGACATTAAGAGGACCCAGAGGAGCAATGATAATGGTGACGAAGATTGGTATTAAAAAAGATGCAGAGTTACCTAAAAAGATTGATAGAGCAGTTTTCCCAGGCCTTCAGGGTGGACCTCATAACAACACAACCGCAGGAATAGCAGTTGCCTTAACTGAAGCAGAAAAAAGTAGTTTCAAAAAATATGGACAGCAGGTTGTAAAAAATGCCATTTGTCTTGCAGAAGAACTTAAAAAAGGAGGATTAACAATTGTTACAAATAAAACAGAGTGTCATCTAATTGTTATAGATTTAAGACCTAATGGCTTAACAGGTAAAGTTGTAGCAGAGGCTTTGGAAACAGCGGGTATTGTAGTGAATAAAAATTCAGTACCCAATGATACAGCTGGACCATTTAACCCATCTGGTATTAGAATTGGAACCCCTGCAGTTACAACAAGAGGAATGAAAGAAAAAGAAATGAAAATAATTGCTAAGTATATTCTTGATGTTGTTCAGAATTTAAATAATCAAAAATACTTAAACAAAATTGCTAAGGAAATCAAAAAATTAAATGAGAAGTTTTCTCTTCCATAGTTTGATACAATATGCCTCATATAACGAAATCTGATTTCGATATATCGTATAATATACGCTATGGCAATTATTTTTGATGGAAAAACATATGCATTGAAGAAGAAAGAACTTCTAAAGATAGGAGTAAACGTTTTAAAAGAAAAGGGGATAATTCCCCAGATTGCAACAATTATAATAGGTAACGATCCTGCAAGTGTCTTGTATGTCAATTTGAAAAAGAAGTTTATGGAGGAAATTGGTTGCCAACTTGATATATACAGATTGAATAAAAACACATCTTTTAAAGCTATTAAGTTGTTAATTGATTCTTTAAATGAGGACAAGAATCTACACGGTATTATGATTCAATTACCACTTCCGTTAGAAGTTGAAGATTTTAAAGAGGAACTTATAAATTTAATTAATGAAGATAAAGATGTTGATGGACTAAAGGAAAATTCTAAATATTTACATCCAACATCAAAGGCTGTAGTAGAGATTCTTTCGCTTGCAGAAAATGAGTTGAAAACTAAAGTTAAAACTGTTTGTGTTGTTGGAAGCAATGGAATGGTTGGAAAACCACTTGTTAAAGAACTAAAGAGGTTGGGTATAACTGTGGCTGAGGTTGGCAGAAATACCAAGAATTTTGAGTCTCTAGTTTCAAATGTAGATTGTGTTGTATCTTCAACTGGTGTAATTAACATAATAGGTCCCGAAATAGTAAAGGAGAACCAGATTATTATTGACGTCGGCGCTCCGTTTGGTGACGTTAGCCATTTGGTTTCTGAAAAGGTAAGTTTCATAACTCCAGTTCCAGGAGGTGTAGGACCAGTAACTATTACATGCCTTGCTGAGAACTTGTTGTTATCTGCAAGTTAACAAAACATATCTTTACAGAAGTAAGATCTGATATATAATAGGCTCATGGGAAATTCACAAGCACTTCAAATGTCAGTCCACGCAGCAGTCTCTGCAACAAGTTTAATCGCTCTAATCTGTGATAACACACTAAGTAACGAAAAATACAAAAAAGTTAAAAAAACTGTTTTCAAACTCCACAAAGATGTATTGGAATATAACAAAAAACTTCTAATTTTAGAAACAGACTATCAAAAGAATGAAGCGGATAAAATTAAAAAAGAAAGTTTAAAAAAAGCAATTAAAATATCACTTGAAGTTAGAAAAATAGCTCAGGCAATTGAAAAAGTTGGTTTCAGATTAACTAAAATCGGTGACAAAAATATGCATGCAGATGCAAGAACTGCAATTCATCTTGCCCATGCGTCCTCAAAATCAGCACTTGAAAATATAAAAGTTAATAAGCAAAGCTTGACCAAATTGGGAATTGGTAAGCAAAGCTTGACCAAATTGGGAATTGGTAAGCAAAGCTTGGCAAAATTATAAATTTTGTAAAAAAGGGTTAATTAAAATTTAACAATTGTAAAAAAGTGATCACTGGTTTATAATTGCACCAAGCACACAGATTTAAGCTTCCTGAAACTTACTAAATCTGTGGGAGGATAAGGAAGCAAATTATCAAATTATGGTAAAAATATCACTAGAAGATTTATTAGACTCAGGTGCCCATTTTGGTCATCAAGTTAGACGTTGGAATCCAAAGGTTAAAGATTTTGTATATGGAGAACAAGACGGGGTTCACGTCTTTGATCTTGTTAAAACCAAAGAGGCTTTGGAGTTGGCACTAGTTGAAATTACTAAATATATAAAAGAAGGAAAGTCTATTCTTTTGCTTGCTACTAAAAAACAAGCTAAGGATAAAGCATTGGAGATATTACAGGATACTAAAGTTGCAGTTGTTACTGAAAGGTGGTTAGGGGGAACAATTACTAATTTTCCACAAATTAAAAAATCCATTGATAGCTTGTCTGATATCAAAGAAAAACTAACAAGTGGTTATTATGCCAAGTACACCAAAAAGGAAAGACTATTAATTGAAAGAGAAAAGGATAGGTTAGAAAGATTTTTTGGAGGTATATCAAGCTTGACCAAAGTCCCAGATATGTTAATTGTTGTTGATATTAAAAAAGAGATGACAGCAATTAGAGAAGCTACTAGAAAAGGTATAACCACAATTGGATTAGTTGATACTAATGCTGACCCTAATTTGGTTGATTTTCCAATACCAATGAATGATGATGCTACAAAAGCTTTAAATCTAGTCTTAGATTATGTCAAACAGGCAATTCTTGATGGTCAGGGTAGTTTGTCAACACCTAAGGTTGTAAAAGCAAAGAAAACAAAAAAAGTAGAAAAGAAAAAATAAGCAAAGCTTGTAATTTAAAATTATGAAAATTGATACAACTTTAATCAAAAAAATTCGTGAAGAAACAGGTGCAGGTGTTATGCGTGTTAAACAGGTGTTAGAAGAAGTTAAAGGAGACGAATCAAAAGCAGTTGATATTTTAAAGAA
This bacterium DNA region includes the following protein-coding sequences:
- the glyA gene encoding serine hydroxymethyltransferase, translated to MKNKISELIKLEEIRQEDTLMLIPSENYASKNVRDAVGSVLMNKYAEGYSGKRYYQGNEFVDEIETIAIEKAKKLFKVEHVNVQPYSGSPANSAVLFGLLNSSDKIMGLKLSSGGHLTHGHPDITFSGKFFTSVQFGTGDDGIIDYEAVEQLAKKEKPKLMFIGTTAYPLILDWKRFGQIADSIGAWLVADISHIAGLVVAGVYPSPVKYADIVTTTTHKTLRGPRGAMIMVTKIGIKKDAELPKKIDRAVFPGLQGGPHNNTTAGIAVALTEAEKSSFKKYGQQVVKNAICLAEELKKGGLTIVTNKTECHLIVIDLRPNGLTGKVVAEALETAGIVVNKNSVPNDTAGPFNPSGIRIGTPAVTTRGMKEKEMKIIAKYILDVVQNLNNQKYLNKIAKEIKKLNEKFSLP
- a CDS encoding bifunctional 5,10-methylenetetrahydrofolate dehydrogenase/5,10-methenyltetrahydrofolate cyclohydrolase, with the translated sequence MAIIFDGKTYALKKKELLKIGVNVLKEKGIIPQIATIIIGNDPASVLYVNLKKKFMEEIGCQLDIYRLNKNTSFKAIKLLIDSLNEDKNLHGIMIQLPLPLEVEDFKEELINLINEDKDVDGLKENSKYLHPTSKAVVEILSLAENELKTKVKTVCVVGSNGMVGKPLVKELKRLGITVAEVGRNTKNFESLVSNVDCVVSSTGVINIIGPEIVKENQIIIDVGAPFGDVSHLVSEKVSFITPVPGGVGPVTITCLAENLLLSAS
- a CDS encoding cyclodeaminase/cyclohydrolase family protein; its protein translation is MGNSQALQMSVHAAVSATSLIALICDNTLSNEKYKKVKKTVFKLHKDVLEYNKKLLILETDYQKNEADKIKKESLKKAIKISLEVRKIAQAIEKVGFRLTKIGDKNMHADARTAIHLAHASSKSALENIKVNKQSLTKLGIGKQSLTKLGIGKQSLAKL
- the rpsB gene encoding 30S ribosomal protein S2 gives rise to the protein MVKISLEDLLDSGAHFGHQVRRWNPKVKDFVYGEQDGVHVFDLVKTKEALELALVEITKYIKEGKSILLLATKKQAKDKALEILQDTKVAVVTERWLGGTITNFPQIKKSIDSLSDIKEKLTSGYYAKYTKKERLLIEREKDRLERFFGGISSLTKVPDMLIVVDIKKEMTAIREATRKGITTIGLVDTNADPNLVDFPIPMNDDATKALNLVLDYVKQAILDGQGSLSTPKVVKAKKTKKVEKKK